The Lycium ferocissimum isolate CSIRO_LF1 chromosome 10, AGI_CSIRO_Lferr_CH_V1, whole genome shotgun sequence genome window below encodes:
- the LOC132033472 gene encoding F-box/kelch-repeat protein At5g43190, which yields MENKKMVLSKQMDPKIWSKLPEDVLEYLLSFLPLKTFLKLRSTCKHFKTLLFSPPFISKHSAKSSNSSPFSSFFLLSHPQFPRQYPLFDTVHNNWRNLSLCISPVLPSSSSVLLSSSNGLLCFTRPSSNSFIITNVLARTSRVVKFPTLPFAFESLTLISLSNNGYKLFVISTVGSSSQVFVYDSLVHSWSQFGGFDLILNENHHQEGVFYKGYLYFITPEPYFIVCMDLNTGEWRRSNFELPNELTFARLVSDGDKKLYMISGNGSNGISRSMKLWELDENSKIWMEVENVPELICRKFLSVCYHNYEHVYCFWHKGLICVCCYSWPEILYYKVTRRTWHWLPKCPSLPDKWSCGFRWFSFVPELYASV from the coding sequence ATGGAAAACAAGAAGATGGTATTATCAAAACAAATGGATCCAAAGATATGGAGTAAATTACCAGAAGATGTGTTGGAATATTTGCTTTCATTTCTTCCATTAAAGACTTTCTTGAAACTCAGATCAACTTGTAAGCATTTCAAGACTCTTCTTTTTTCACCTCCTTTTATTTCCAAACACTCCGCTAAATCTTCTAATTCatcacctttttcttcatttttcttactTTCACACCCACAATTTCCAAGACAGTACCCTCTTTTTGACACTGTTCACAACAACTGGAGAAATTTATCTCTTTGTATTTCACCTGTTTTGCCATCTTCTTCATCTGTTCTTTTATCTTCTTCTAATGGTTTGCTTTGTTTCACTCGCCCAAGTTCTAATTCTTTCATTATAACAAATGTTTTAGCAAGAACTTCAAGGGTTGTTAAATTTCCAACTTTGCCTTTTGCTTTTGAGTCCCTCACATTGATTTCTTTAAGTAATAATGGATATAAGTTGTTTGTGATATCTACTGTTGGATCTTCAAGCCAAGTTTTTGTCTATGATTCTTTGGTTCATTCTTGGAGTCAATTTGGAGGATTTGATCTGattttaaatgaaaatcatcatcaagaAGGTGTTTTTTATAAAGGGTATTTGTATTTTATTACCCCAGAGCCTTATTTTATAGTATGTATGGATCTTAATACTGGGGAGTGGCGAAGATCAAATTTTGAGCTACCTAATGAGCTTACTTTTGCTAGATTGGTGAGTGATGGAGATAAAAAATTGTACATGATTAGTGGAAATGGAAGTAATGGGATTTCAAGAAGCATGAAGTTGTGGGAATTGGATGAAAATTCCAAGATTTGGATGGAAGTTGAGAATGTGCCAGAATTGATATGTAGGAAGTTTTTATCTGTTTGTTATCATAACTATGAGCATGTTTATTGCTTTTGGCATAAAGGGTTGATTTGtgtttgttgttattcttggcCTGAGATATTGTATTACAAGGTTACTAGAAGGACTTGGCATTGGCTTCCAAAATGCCCTTCATTGCCTGATAAATGGAGCTGTGGATTTAGATGGTTTTCCTTTGTTCCTGAGCTATATGCCTCTGTGTAA